From a single Fuerstiella sp. genomic region:
- a CDS encoding anion permease has translation MNDLPAASSTTWKIPRGVVLASLLTGFVLILLAPAPALTGPDGVTTAMSPEAWRMVAVTFLMAGLWVSQIVPMAATSLLPLVLFPLLGIQSAKEVSRAFVSDMQFLFIGGFIIALGLERWHVHRRIALHIVNRVGVRPRQLVLGMMIATAALSMWISNTATTLMMVPIALALLRTVDSSRTDSESNRTKSMSTQLALPMLLGIAYAASLGGMTTIVGTPTNTAAVAIYQTRLPEAPELSVTRWMMAAIPVGVVYFGIVWLVLTWSLKRERSSEAELGRELTRRLKALGPITAAEVRMLAVFAGVAVLWVLRQPLEFGNWTLVPGWSSLLDSWFQLLGRSDDFSSSVHTEKFASDATVAIALAVMMFFIPSGTRDEFGRRVPLMNWETAVRMPWEIILLFGGGLALAGGFSDDVSGLASWLGQALQGPLQGQSTWLVIAVICLMMTFLTEVTSNVATISTVLPSLLIISEQLDMDSRLLLIPATLATSCAFMLPIATAPNAIVFGSGRITAGQMARYGVVLNLVGIPLLTAAACWYIGPLLGVSGAGR, from the coding sequence GTGAATGACTTGCCGGCTGCATCATCAACAACCTGGAAAATTCCTCGGGGAGTGGTTCTGGCTTCACTGCTGACCGGCTTTGTGCTGATTCTGCTGGCTCCTGCTCCAGCTCTGACCGGGCCAGACGGCGTGACAACGGCCATGTCGCCGGAAGCCTGGCGTATGGTTGCTGTTACGTTTCTCATGGCAGGGTTATGGGTCAGTCAGATTGTGCCTATGGCTGCGACCAGTCTGCTGCCGCTTGTACTGTTTCCCCTGCTCGGAATTCAGTCGGCCAAAGAAGTCAGTCGGGCGTTTGTCAGTGACATGCAGTTCCTGTTTATCGGTGGATTTATCATAGCCCTGGGATTGGAACGGTGGCATGTCCATCGTCGAATCGCCCTGCATATCGTGAACCGCGTGGGGGTCAGGCCCCGGCAGCTGGTTCTTGGGATGATGATCGCCACGGCAGCGCTGTCGATGTGGATCAGTAACACAGCCACAACACTGATGATGGTTCCGATTGCACTGGCCCTGCTCCGAACGGTCGACAGCAGCCGTACGGATTCAGAGTCAAATCGTACAAAATCCATGTCCACGCAACTGGCCCTGCCGATGTTGCTGGGGATCGCTTACGCCGCGAGCCTTGGCGGAATGACGACTATCGTGGGAACGCCGACCAACACTGCGGCCGTTGCCATCTATCAGACTCGACTGCCGGAGGCTCCGGAACTGTCAGTGACTCGGTGGATGATGGCAGCGATTCCGGTTGGAGTGGTTTATTTCGGAATTGTCTGGCTGGTTCTGACGTGGTCTCTGAAACGCGAACGCAGCAGTGAGGCTGAACTGGGTCGCGAACTGACGCGACGTCTCAAAGCGCTGGGCCCAATTACTGCTGCAGAAGTACGCATGCTTGCTGTGTTCGCAGGAGTTGCAGTACTGTGGGTACTCAGACAGCCGCTGGAATTTGGGAACTGGACACTGGTACCGGGGTGGTCGTCATTGCTGGACTCGTGGTTTCAGCTGCTGGGACGCAGTGACGATTTTTCTAGTTCAGTTCACACAGAAAAATTTGCATCAGACGCCACTGTTGCGATTGCTCTGGCGGTAATGATGTTCTTCATCCCTTCCGGAACTCGTGACGAATTCGGACGTCGCGTGCCTCTTATGAACTGGGAAACGGCTGTCAGGATGCCATGGGAAATCATTCTCCTGTTCGGTGGAGGGTTAGCTCTTGCAGGTGGCTTTTCTGACGATGTGTCAGGACTCGCAAGCTGGCTCGGACAGGCTCTTCAGGGGCCTTTGCAGGGGCAGTCGACGTGGCTGGTCATCGCTGTGATTTGTCTGATGATGACATTCCTGACCGAAGTCACCAGTAACGTGGCGACAATCAGTACTGTGTTACCGTCGTTGTTAATCATCAGTGAGCAGCTGGACATGGATTCGCGGCTGCTGCTGATTCCGGCAACGCTGGCAACAAGCTGTGCGTTTATGCTGCCCATAGCCACTGCACCCAACGCTATCGTTTTTGGTTCAGGACGGATCACTGCCGGTCAGATGGCGCGGTACGGGGTGGTTCTCAATCTGGTAGGTATTCCATTACTGACCGCTGCTGCCTGCTGGTACATAGGGCCGTTACTGGGTGTCAGTGGAGCCGGACGATGA